Proteins encoded together in one Aminipila butyrica window:
- a CDS encoding SF0329 family protein, translating to MEHYKSWAGLKKQLSENLCDALKDRVTYFLTRYHDVHNSYGRAAILLDGKELVCFSWIEMYYQEKDISPLYDENPNAVYEELVAKMKPKWDVNCTYCEMDFLEAVLQFRNLPIQAALESENYIIKVLAIMDRRVGKRTRLQLRTDATYLTFPDWVRQFYELRLGQVD from the coding sequence ATGGAGCATTATAAATCCTGGGCAGGACTCAAAAAACAATTAAGCGAAAACTTGTGTGACGCGTTGAAAGACCGAGTCACCTATTTTCTCACTCGCTATCATGATGTACACAATTCTTATGGCCGAGCAGCGATTCTGCTGGATGGAAAAGAATTAGTCTGTTTTTCGTGGATCGAAATGTATTATCAGGAGAAAGATATTTCACCTTTATATGACGAAAACCCCAATGCGGTATACGAAGAATTAGTTGCAAAAATGAAGCCAAAATGGGATGTCAATTGCACTTATTGTGAAATGGATTTCTTAGAAGCGGTACTTCAGTTTCGCAATCTGCCGATTCAAGCAGCTCTTGAATCAGAAAACTATATTATAAAAGTCTTGGCGATTATGGACCGGCGCGTGGGGAAAAGAACACGATTACAACTTCGAACAGATGCAACATATCTGACTTTTCCTGATTGGGTACGTCAATTTTATGAATTGCGTTTAGGCCAAGTAGATTAA
- a CDS encoding ABC transporter ATP-binding protein — MKILTVQHISKTYGKGETSVQALKDVSFTLEQGEFAAVVGESGSGKSTLLNCIGALEPPTAGSIYIDGNDLFSMKEEQRTIFRRRNIGFVFQSFQLVTELTVEQNIMFPILLDYRKPEPSAVNEILEVLGLKERRHHLPSQLSGGQQQRVAIGRALITRPKLILADEPTGNLDSKNSQDVIDLLVNASRHYQQSILMITHNNNLTAAVDRVLRVSDGILTDLGGKENEKLS; from the coding sequence ATGAAAATCTTAACAGTACAGCATATATCCAAAACTTACGGAAAAGGAGAAACATCGGTTCAGGCCCTAAAGGATGTTTCTTTTACATTGGAACAAGGGGAATTTGCAGCGGTAGTTGGTGAATCGGGTTCTGGCAAAAGCACCTTGTTAAATTGCATCGGAGCCCTAGAGCCCCCTACGGCTGGCAGCATTTATATCGACGGGAATGACCTTTTTTCCATGAAGGAAGAGCAGCGGACCATTTTCAGGCGACGTAATATTGGTTTTGTATTTCAGTCTTTTCAGTTGGTGACAGAACTGACGGTTGAGCAGAATATTATGTTTCCAATCCTTCTGGATTACCGCAAGCCAGAGCCCTCGGCTGTAAATGAGATTTTAGAGGTCTTAGGGCTGAAAGAACGCCGTCATCACTTGCCAAGCCAATTATCTGGTGGACAGCAACAGCGTGTTGCTATTGGACGGGCCCTTATCACCAGACCCAAATTAATACTGGCTGACGAGCCCACCGGAAATCTGGACAGTAAAAACAGCCAAGATGTAATCGACTTACTGGTCAATGCGTCACGCCACTACCAGCAGTCCATTCTAATGATTACACATAATAATAATTTGACTGCTGCTGTAGATCGTGTGCTGCGGGTTTCTGATGGTATACTGACCGATTTAGGAGGCAAAGAGAATGAAAAGTTATCTTGA
- a CDS encoding ABC transporter permease, whose translation MKSYLDLVPISAKVHQRQNRMSVFCIVLAVFLVTAIFGMADMFIRSQIMQARMEYGDWHIAVRDISEEQAKIISVRPEVTASSWYGVLNFRGDQGYTLSGKEVAICGSEESWITDMQTDVIQEGAFPQKDQEAVITENAKTALGLQIGDSILVDTPEGSKLEFIISGFSNNFSKIMKEDSYGIFLTTKEFRSIYPGVTNGQPADYNSLYYIQFSAQAPIQETIRDLKSQLELSDKQVSENTELLGLLGQSGDVFMLQIYGSAAVLFSLVLLAGVMMIASSLNSNVARRTEFFGMMRCLGATPKQVMRLVHKEALGWCKFAIPLGIGMGVLVIWVLCAMLRYLSPAYFIGMPAFGISLPSILAGIGIGLFTVLLAARSPAKRAASVSPLAAVSGNANSLKPVGKAADTAHFKIDTSLGFHHAKVSKKNFILMVGSFSLSIVLFLSFSVTIDFMHHTLTPLKPWTPDLSIVSTDNSGFISNDLLANLAENPSVKRVYGRMFAYNIPATINGEEKRIDLISYEKYQFQWAKDYLLGGSVKAVQQENNTGLMVFNQQNMAQIGDVVALRIGQDSSNINIAGLLSSSPFNSAPGVGTIICSENTFRQLTGQTDYTIMDVQLSKHATEAEVDEIHQLVGTGVTFSDARLGNRSVIGSYYAFGFFIYGFMVLIALITIFNIVNSIGMSVSSRMKEFGIFRAIGLSNRQLIRMIIAEALTYAVTGSICGGMVGLMLNKFLYMKLITFHWGESWRPPIAEMIIITAIVILSVILAIRGPAKRIRSMSIADTISAQ comes from the coding sequence ATGAAAAGTTATCTTGATTTGGTCCCTATTTCAGCTAAAGTCCATCAAAGACAAAATAGAATGTCTGTATTTTGCATTGTTTTAGCTGTATTTCTAGTTACAGCTATTTTCGGCATGGCCGATATGTTTATCCGCAGTCAAATTATGCAGGCACGTATGGAATATGGTGACTGGCATATAGCAGTTCGGGATATAAGCGAAGAACAAGCAAAAATAATTTCTGTACGTCCAGAGGTAACAGCTTCTTCCTGGTATGGCGTTCTTAATTTTAGAGGGGATCAGGGATATACCTTATCCGGCAAAGAGGTGGCTATCTGTGGCAGTGAAGAAAGCTGGATTACAGACATGCAAACAGATGTTATTCAGGAGGGAGCCTTCCCTCAAAAAGATCAGGAGGCCGTGATAACCGAAAATGCAAAGACCGCCCTGGGGCTGCAAATCGGAGATTCGATTTTAGTAGATACTCCGGAGGGATCAAAGCTTGAGTTTATAATCTCTGGGTTTTCAAATAATTTTTCAAAGATAATGAAAGAGGATTCATATGGTATTTTTTTAACGACGAAGGAATTTCGTTCTATTTATCCCGGAGTCACCAATGGTCAACCAGCTGACTATAACAGCCTTTATTATATACAATTTTCTGCTCAGGCGCCCATCCAAGAGACCATCCGTGATCTGAAGTCTCAGCTTGAACTTTCAGATAAACAAGTTTCAGAAAACACAGAGCTGCTTGGTTTACTTGGCCAAAGTGGCGACGTGTTCATGTTGCAAATATATGGCTCAGCTGCGGTTTTATTTTCGCTGGTTTTATTGGCTGGCGTGATGATGATTGCCAGCAGTTTGAACAGCAATGTCGCCCGGCGTACAGAATTTTTCGGTATGATGCGTTGCCTCGGTGCTACTCCAAAGCAGGTGATGCGGTTGGTCCACAAGGAAGCTCTTGGTTGGTGTAAATTTGCTATCCCCTTGGGTATTGGCATGGGGGTTTTGGTGATTTGGGTGCTATGCGCGATGCTGCGGTATCTCAGCCCAGCGTACTTTATTGGAATGCCTGCCTTTGGCATAAGTTTGCCAAGTATTCTAGCGGGTATCGGCATAGGGCTTTTTACTGTTCTTCTTGCTGCGCGTTCCCCGGCTAAGAGAGCCGCCAGTGTTTCACCCTTAGCAGCTGTATCAGGCAATGCCAACTCTTTAAAACCGGTGGGCAAAGCCGCCGATACAGCACATTTTAAAATAGATACGTCTCTGGGTTTTCATCATGCGAAAGTGAGTAAGAAGAATTTTATCTTGATGGTCGGTTCCTTTTCATTGAGTATTGTTCTCTTTCTCTCCTTTTCGGTTACCATTGATTTTATGCACCATACCCTTACACCTTTAAAACCCTGGACACCGGATTTATCCATTGTCAGCACAGACAATAGTGGCTTTATCAGCAACGATTTGCTGGCAAATTTGGCAGAGAACCCGTCGGTCAAACGAGTATATGGGCGTATGTTTGCTTATAATATACCAGCTACTATAAATGGTGAAGAGAAAAGGATTGACTTAATTTCTTATGAAAAGTACCAATTTCAGTGGGCAAAGGATTATTTGTTAGGAGGTTCAGTAAAGGCCGTTCAGCAGGAGAACAATACTGGTCTAATGGTCTTCAATCAGCAAAATATGGCACAGATTGGGGATGTGGTCGCGCTACGAATCGGGCAGGACTCATCCAATATTAACATCGCCGGGTTGCTCTCATCCAGTCCCTTTAATAGTGCTCCCGGCGTCGGCACGATTATCTGTTCTGAAAATACTTTTCGACAGCTGACCGGCCAAACAGATTATACAATTATGGATGTGCAGCTATCGAAACACGCAACGGAAGCAGAGGTGGATGAAATTCATCAACTCGTCGGTACAGGGGTTACCTTTTCTGATGCACGGTTAGGAAATCGCAGTGTAATCGGCTCCTATTATGCTTTTGGATTCTTTATCTATGGGTTTATGGTCTTGATTGCTTTAATTACCATATTCAATATTGTAAACAGCATTGGGATGAGCGTTTCCTCTCGGATGAAAGAATTTGGTATATTTCGTGCCATTGGTCTGAGCAATCGTCAGCTGATAAGAATGATTATTGCTGAAGCGTTAACCTATGCAGTTACAGGAAGTATCTGCGGCGGGATGGTGGGATTAATGCTGAACAAGTTTTTGTATATGAAGCTGATAACCTTTCACTGGGGGGAGTCCTGGCGGCCGCCGATTGCGGAAATGATTATTATAACGGCTATCGTCATCTTATCTGTCATCTTAGCCATACGAGGCCCCGCAAAACGCATTCGCAGCATGTCCATTGCCGATACGATTAGCGCACAGTAA
- a CDS encoding VOC family protein — MNKITCICLGVRDMEKALYFYRDKLGFQTEEKDNNPGVVFFNTPGTKFELYPLGLLAEDISKEAPPAISSGFGGITLAYNVEHKEDVNKVIELARNAGAKIVKEPQEVFWGGYHAYFSDLDGYYWEVAWGPDFKFDTNGMLVL; from the coding sequence ATGAATAAGATTACTTGTATCTGCCTCGGTGTGAGAGACATGGAAAAAGCCCTTTATTTTTATAGGGACAAGTTAGGCTTCCAGACAGAGGAAAAAGACAATAATCCCGGTGTTGTATTCTTTAATACACCTGGCACAAAGTTTGAACTTTATCCTTTAGGCTTATTGGCAGAAGATATTAGCAAGGAAGCACCGCCTGCTATTTCCAGCGGATTTGGTGGCATCACATTAGCTTATAATGTGGAGCACAAGGAAGACGTGAATAAGGTCATTGAATTGGCCAGAAATGCCGGAGCTAAAATTGTCAAAGAACCCCAGGAAGTTTTTTGGGGTGGATATCATGCCTATTTTTCTGATTTGGACGGCTATTATTGGGAAGTTGCTTGGGGACCTGATTTTAAATTTGATACCAACGGCATGTTGGTACTTTAA
- a CDS encoding GNAT family N-acetyltransferase produces MKKGEHDSKEIPFLEKGRLIFRKLVPEHVDELKALMGNLAVMYAWEHPFSDEQVENWTQKQLSFYAQDGVGYFAAYEKSSGNFIGQAGLHRFELDNLNGFEVCYMLLPQYWHKGYATESVAIFSEYACHKLSLNVLYAQIKSNNQPSIAVAEKSGFRRQGVFSKYYNGKDMEHFLYMKELGGI; encoded by the coding sequence TTGAAAAAGGGTGAGCACGATAGCAAAGAAATTCCCTTTTTAGAAAAAGGACGGTTAATATTCCGAAAACTAGTGCCAGAACACGTTGACGAGCTTAAAGCATTAATGGGCAATTTGGCGGTCATGTATGCGTGGGAGCATCCTTTTTCTGATGAGCAAGTGGAGAACTGGACTCAAAAGCAATTAAGCTTTTATGCACAGGATGGCGTTGGCTACTTTGCTGCCTATGAAAAAAGCTCGGGTAATTTTATTGGTCAAGCAGGTTTGCACCGTTTTGAACTGGACAATTTAAACGGGTTCGAGGTGTGCTATATGCTGCTGCCGCAATACTGGCACAAGGGATATGCGACAGAGAGCGTAGCTATCTTTTCAGAATATGCCTGTCATAAACTTAGTTTAAATGTACTCTATGCCCAAATCAAATCCAACAATCAGCCCTCTATTGCTGTAGCGGAAAAGTCTGGTTTTAGAAGACAAGGGGTTTTCTCAAAATATTATAACGGCAAAGATATGGAGCATTTCCTTTATATGAAAGAACTAGGTGGTATTTAA
- a CDS encoding PF20097 family protein, which produces MKCPYCNNEMEQGLLQGMRRIAWVKKQHKLSLLPEQDEIMLENNSFSDFTLSASICKKCKKIVVDYGDKDIQEG; this is translated from the coding sequence ATGAAGTGTCCTTATTGTAACAATGAAATGGAACAGGGCTTATTGCAGGGAATGCGTCGAATTGCTTGGGTAAAAAAACAGCACAAACTATCTTTGCTCCCTGAGCAAGATGAAATTATGTTGGAGAATAATTCATTCAGTGACTTCACCCTTTCCGCCTCTATTTGTAAGAAATGTAAAAAGATTGTTGTGGATTATGGAGATAAAGACATTCAAGAAGGGTAA
- a CDS encoding CPBP family intramembrane glutamic endopeptidase — translation MIENRRLNPMKAIMIIYVICALFRIIEYMGLRTDQSFFGEAFVHKLAGIAVLFWAMRYFSLRPADIGFSGKSVLRNIFYGLMLGCFVFGMAYAVEYLLQFSKGNQPTLQLYVTSYAVGGNIGQQAGLMFFAFCIIGNIINVMMEEGVFRGLFIKLLETKYAFLKAVLLSSVLFGFWHVIAPVRNLLDGQISPMGAVMSILMLIVTTGITGAKFCLLTKITGSLWMPMADHFFNNTVINLLHVVTLSGVDEWQVLRISIAQTASFVIVLIMYWRSGAHHKQTFRV, via the coding sequence ATGATAGAAAATAGACGTCTTAACCCAATGAAAGCCATAATGATAATTTATGTAATATGTGCTTTATTCCGAATCATAGAGTACATGGGTCTTCGAACGGATCAAAGCTTTTTTGGTGAAGCCTTTGTACATAAATTGGCCGGGATTGCCGTGTTGTTTTGGGCAATGCGGTATTTTTCGCTAAGACCAGCAGACATCGGTTTTTCCGGCAAATCAGTCCTAAGAAATATCTTCTATGGTTTGATGCTAGGCTGCTTCGTGTTTGGGATGGCTTATGCAGTCGAGTATCTTTTACAGTTTTCAAAAGGAAATCAACCGACCTTGCAGCTATATGTGACAAGCTATGCCGTGGGCGGCAATATTGGACAACAAGCCGGTCTTATGTTTTTTGCTTTTTGTATCATCGGAAATATAATCAATGTGATGATGGAAGAGGGGGTATTTCGAGGCTTGTTTATAAAGTTGTTGGAAACTAAATATGCCTTTCTTAAGGCAGTTCTTCTGTCCTCCGTTCTTTTTGGCTTTTGGCACGTGATTGCACCTGTACGAAATCTACTGGACGGACAAATTAGTCCCATGGGAGCAGTGATGTCTATACTCATGCTGATTGTGACAACGGGTATCACTGGCGCAAAATTCTGTTTGCTGACTAAAATCACCGGTTCTTTATGGATGCCTATGGCTGATCACTTTTTTAATAATACAGTTATTAACCTTCTTCATGTCGTGACCCTGTCAGGTGTCGACGAATGGCAGGTCCTCCGTATTTCAATTGCACAGACAGCTTCCTTTGTGATTGTTCTTATCATGTATTGGAGAAGTGGAGCACATCACAAGCAAACCTTCCGGGTATAG
- a CDS encoding GNAT family N-acetyltransferase, with product MIIKEITQPSDDIINNLFDLWACSVRATHLFLSENDLQQISEYIPNALLQVPHLIVIQNTDGKFLGFMGIADTKLEMLFISPEARGRGAGKQLVTYGIENYSVNEVCVNEQNPQAVGFYRHLGFVVYKRTERDEQGNPFPLLFMNYSYTRKVCL from the coding sequence ATGATTATTAAAGAAATTACACAGCCCTCTGACGATATAATAAACAACTTATTTGACCTTTGGGCGTGTTCAGTACGTGCTACCCATTTATTCCTTTCCGAAAATGACTTGCAGCAAATTTCTGAGTATATTCCCAATGCTTTGCTGCAAGTTCCTCATTTAATTGTTATTCAAAACACAGATGGCAAATTTCTCGGATTCATGGGCATCGCTGATACAAAATTAGAAATGCTGTTTATCTCTCCCGAGGCAAGAGGCCGGGGAGCAGGAAAGCAGCTGGTAACCTATGGCATCGAAAACTATTCTGTTAACGAAGTTTGCGTGAATGAGCAAAATCCACAAGCAGTTGGCTTTTATAGACACTTGGGCTTTGTCGTGTACAAACGCACCGAACGGGATGAACAAGGCAATCCCTTCCCTTTGCTGTTCATGAATTATAGCTATACCCGGAAGGTTTGCTTGTGA
- a CDS encoding GNAT family N-acetyltransferase: MNIISVRQQPHYAKEAIEYFKKHWATEDSEKVYEDCIESCLQATSPLPQWYLLCDGQTIIGCAGLITNDFISRMDLYPWLCALYVEPEYRGRSHGSLLIDHIKADTKKNGFSHLYLCTDHVGYYEQYGFDYIGQGYHPWGESSRIYQAIL, from the coding sequence ATGAATATTATCTCAGTAAGACAACAGCCTCATTATGCCAAAGAGGCTATAGAATATTTTAAAAAGCATTGGGCAACAGAAGATAGTGAAAAAGTTTATGAAGATTGCATAGAAAGCTGCCTTCAAGCAACTTCGCCATTGCCCCAGTGGTATTTGCTTTGTGATGGACAAACCATCATAGGCTGTGCCGGGCTGATCACAAATGATTTTATCAGTAGAATGGATTTATATCCGTGGTTATGTGCACTATATGTTGAGCCGGAGTATCGAGGACGTTCTCATGGATCATTGCTCATAGACCACATTAAAGCAGATACAAAGAAAAATGGATTTTCTCATTTGTATCTTTGTACGGATCATGTTGGTTACTATGAACAGTATGGCTTTGATTATATAGGACAGGGATATCATCCTTGGGGTGAAAGCTCAAGAATATATCAAGCCATCCTATAA
- a CDS encoding sensor histidine kinase produces the protein MRLFRDKQIKFFGLFLLLFMLLTFFSGIGLNLVQEEEVKNLFLSHDRAIATSLLEQGVSKEVIAKAVTNTVSNQEGEDLLVYIGVTEDTAIRFLPFIAEFQQVSRYMMMLVGAGLTLFLFGGTYLFLWKRDQLYQQGLKVITRFTEGDFSYHLPQRNEGTIYCLFASVDQLATILQSKNETEHKAKEFLKNTISDISHQLKTPLAALMMYHEIISAEPDQLETVSAYAQKTGLALKRMEELIQALLKITRLDAGSIVFEKESCCISELVAQGICELTTRAAREGKEIIVDQAPEETILCDWQWTSEAVGNIVKNALDHTVPGGKIHITWKRTPAMIRLIISDNGTGIAPEDLHHIFKRFYRSKKSLDTQGAGLGLSLTKSIVEGQNGTLSVQSTLHEGTVFTLSFLTEM, from the coding sequence ATGAGACTGTTTCGTGACAAACAAATAAAGTTTTTTGGACTTTTTCTTCTTTTGTTTATGTTGTTGACGTTCTTCTCTGGGATAGGATTAAACCTTGTGCAAGAAGAGGAAGTGAAAAATTTATTCTTATCCCATGATCGAGCTATTGCAACGTCTCTGTTAGAGCAGGGCGTTTCCAAAGAGGTGATTGCCAAAGCTGTTACAAATACAGTCAGTAACCAAGAAGGAGAGGATTTGCTTGTTTATATCGGTGTAACCGAAGATACCGCCATCAGGTTTCTCCCTTTTATTGCGGAATTTCAACAAGTATCCAGGTATATGATGATGCTTGTAGGAGCAGGCCTGACCCTATTTCTTTTCGGCGGAACATATTTGTTCTTATGGAAAAGAGATCAGCTTTATCAACAAGGGTTAAAAGTTATTACCCGCTTTACAGAAGGAGATTTTTCTTACCACTTGCCCCAAAGAAACGAAGGGACAATCTATTGTCTCTTTGCTTCGGTAGACCAGCTTGCAACCATATTGCAGTCAAAAAATGAAACGGAACATAAAGCTAAAGAGTTTTTGAAAAATACCATTTCAGATATATCTCATCAGCTGAAAACACCTCTTGCGGCACTTATGATGTACCATGAAATCATTTCCGCGGAACCAGACCAGCTTGAAACCGTGAGCGCATATGCTCAAAAAACGGGCTTGGCCTTAAAGCGTATGGAAGAACTCATTCAAGCCCTGCTGAAAATCACCCGTTTAGATGCTGGCAGCATTGTCTTTGAAAAGGAAAGCTGCTGCATATCAGAATTAGTTGCCCAAGGAATTTGTGAATTAACAACACGGGCGGCCAGGGAAGGAAAAGAAATTATAGTCGACCAAGCACCAGAAGAAACAATCCTCTGCGATTGGCAATGGACAAGCGAAGCTGTTGGCAATATTGTAAAAAATGCCTTAGATCATACCGTCCCAGGTGGAAAAATCCATATTACTTGGAAGCGAACCCCGGCAATGATTCGCCTGATCATATCTGATAATGGTACGGGCATTGCGCCAGAGGATTTACATCATATTTTTAAGCGTTTTTACCGCAGTAAAAAATCACTGGATACCCAGGGCGCAGGTCTGGGATTATCTCTGACAAAATCTATTGTTGAAGGGCAGAACGGTACACTTTCGGTTCAAAGCACCTTGCATGAGGGCACCGTCTTTACTCTTTCTTTCCTTACAGAAATGTAA
- a CDS encoding response regulator transcription factor, translating into MRNKILLLEDDISLVDGLKYALTRNGFDVELVRTVQEAESHLSNISAYDLLLLDVTLPDGTGFEVCEKVRKQDQQIPIIFLTASDEEVHIIRGLDSGGDDYITKPFKLGELCSRIRALLRRTGAVKQNKNSVIACGDIAIDLLASRVVLRGRTLDLTSAEYRLICLLVNNVQRVITRSSILNELWDSTGDFVDDNTLSVYVRRLREKIEVDPSHPEHLITVRGFGYQWNEVSL; encoded by the coding sequence GTGAGAAATAAAATTTTACTTTTAGAAGATGATATCAGTTTAGTGGATGGTTTAAAATACGCGTTAACGCGAAATGGTTTTGATGTTGAACTGGTTCGCACAGTACAAGAAGCAGAGAGCCATCTGTCAAATATTAGCGCCTATGACTTACTGCTTCTTGATGTGACTTTACCAGATGGGACAGGCTTTGAAGTCTGCGAAAAGGTTAGAAAACAGGATCAGCAGATACCCATTATATTTTTAACGGCTTCCGATGAAGAGGTTCATATTATCAGAGGATTAGACAGCGGCGGCGATGATTACATCACAAAGCCGTTTAAATTAGGTGAATTGTGCTCCCGGATTCGCGCATTGCTGCGCCGAACCGGTGCGGTCAAGCAAAATAAGAACTCGGTTATAGCGTGTGGTGATATTGCCATTGATTTGTTGGCAAGTCGAGTGGTATTGAGAGGAAGAACCTTAGATTTAACGAGTGCAGAATATCGTCTTATCTGCTTACTCGTCAATAATGTTCAGCGGGTGATAACTCGCAGCAGCATTTTGAATGAGCTATGGGATAGCACAGGGGACTTTGTAGACGACAATACGCTTTCTGTTTATGTGCGACGGCTCCGTGAAAAAATTGAAGTAGATCCCTCTCACCCGGAGCATTTGATAACGGTTCGGGGGTTCGGTTATCAATGGAATGAGGTATCGCTATGA
- a CDS encoding VOC family protein — protein sequence MDHDELKIKMYSLTVDCKEPHELASFYGALLKWDMLDIDEGWACVYAPGTNQGTYPSILFQGNPEYKPPVWPEEPGAQQQMAHLDFAVNDLEKAVQHALHCGARIAEEQFSDDWRVMFDPAGHPFCLCQMKSMMESAHFGLL from the coding sequence ATGGATCATGATGAATTAAAAATTAAAATGTATTCCCTTACGGTTGATTGTAAAGAGCCGCATGAATTAGCAAGCTTTTATGGGGCATTACTCAAGTGGGACATGCTGGACATCGATGAAGGATGGGCCTGCGTATACGCACCAGGAACCAATCAAGGCACCTATCCTTCCATCTTGTTTCAAGGCAATCCGGAGTATAAACCGCCTGTGTGGCCGGAAGAGCCCGGAGCGCAGCAACAAATGGCCCATCTAGACTTTGCCGTCAACGATTTAGAAAAAGCAGTTCAACATGCCCTCCATTGTGGAGCAAGAATTGCAGAAGAGCAATTTTCCGATGACTGGAGAGTTATGTTTGACCCCGCAGGTCACCCTTTTTGCTTATGCCAGATGAAGTCAATGATGGAGAGTGCTCATTTTGGATTGTTATAG
- a CDS encoding SPFH domain-containing protein → MAIVEVVKYDGSPNVLAWKFPNAELGTWTQVIVNESQEAVLYKGGQALDWFGPGRHTLDTANIPILNNLVNLPFGGRSPFSAEVWYVNKVNSLDVKWGTPTPIQLQDPKYNVFVPIRAFGQFGIKISDAKLFLTKLVGTLPGFSSADIVKYFRGIYLTKVKDDISEYIINKKISVLEINAYISEISESLMESILPNFSEFGIELVNFYVNDISVPEEDSAVVKLKAALAKKAEMDILGYSYTQERSFDTLEGAATNPGSGSAPLMGAGLGLGMGVGLGGNFGGALGEMGKNLQTNPLKECPHCRKQIGLEYNFCPFCGKDTNPTMDQKVCPKCGASNHNGLKFCGQCGNSLIKSCPKCGESVDDKQKFCPHCGNPLVKKCDSCGSELGDNLKFCPECGKKVEGERNE, encoded by the coding sequence ATGGCAATTGTTGAGGTAGTAAAATATGATGGTTCGCCGAATGTGCTTGCGTGGAAGTTTCCCAATGCGGAACTTGGTACTTGGACGCAGGTAATCGTTAATGAATCACAAGAGGCGGTGCTGTATAAGGGTGGGCAGGCACTGGATTGGTTTGGACCTGGACGCCATACCTTGGATACAGCCAATATACCCATCTTGAACAATCTGGTAAATTTGCCTTTTGGGGGCCGTTCTCCTTTTTCGGCGGAAGTATGGTATGTAAATAAAGTTAATTCCCTTGATGTCAAATGGGGAACACCGACGCCAATTCAACTGCAAGACCCGAAATACAATGTGTTTGTACCAATTAGAGCCTTTGGGCAATTTGGAATTAAAATTTCAGATGCTAAACTGTTTCTGACAAAGCTGGTGGGCACACTCCCCGGATTCTCCTCAGCCGATATTGTAAAGTATTTTAGAGGGATATACTTAACAAAAGTTAAGGACGATATATCTGAATACATTATTAATAAAAAGATATCCGTATTAGAGATCAACGCCTATATCAGTGAAATATCCGAATCCTTGATGGAAAGCATTCTGCCGAATTTTTCTGAGTTTGGTATTGAACTGGTAAATTTCTATGTAAACGATATCAGTGTTCCTGAAGAGGACTCGGCGGTCGTTAAACTGAAAGCGGCGCTGGCAAAGAAAGCAGAAATGGATATTCTCGGTTATTCTTATACGCAAGAGCGCTCCTTTGACACCTTGGAAGGCGCGGCAACAAACCCAGGTTCGGGGTCAGCTCCTCTTATGGGGGCGGGATTAGGCCTTGGCATGGGCGTTGGATTAGGAGGGAACTTCGGCGGTGCACTTGGCGAAATGGGTAAAAACCTACAAACAAATCCACTGAAAGAGTGTCCTCATTGCCGTAAGCAAATTGGTTTGGAATATAATTTCTGTCCATTTTGCGGTAAAGATACGAATCCTACTATGGATCAAAAAGTTTGTCCGAAATGCGGAGCCAGCAATCATAACGGATTAAAGTTCTGCGGACAATGCGGAAATAGCCTGATAAAAAGCTGCCCGAAATGCGGTGAATCCGTTGATGATAAGCAAAAATTCTGTCCTCATTGCGGGAATCCTCTGGTAAAAAAATGTGATTCCTGTGGCAGTGAATTAGGGGACAACTTGAAGTTCTGTCCGGAATGCGGAAAGAAAGTAGAGGGTGAAAGGAATGAGTAG